The Osmia bicornis bicornis chromosome 11, iOsmBic2.1, whole genome shotgun sequence genome includes the window TCTGGCGGCTGGCGCGGTATTCAATTCGTTCCACGTAGTGTCGGAATCGACGCCAACTCCGCCGCAAGGTAGTCGCACGAAACTCTTGATGGGCAGCTGAGAGAGCTTCGACACGTCCAACTTTTGCCGATTCATCGGATTCGTTCCTGCGCGAAGCACACCTTACtttctgtctgtctgtctgtccgACCGCGAACAAATCGTGGGTGGAAGATAGCGACGCGGCAAAATAAAGTTTACACCATAGAGTAGGGAGGAGGGGGAGGGAGGAGGATGGTAGAGAGCCGATTGCGCGGAGTCGACTCACCGAACAGAAGAGCGTGAGCCTCGCTGTGACACGTTTGAATCTCCTCGAGGGTGGCTTTCCGCGATCGTATTCGATCGCACCTCTGTAGCAAGCCGGTCTCGGATAACCGGGCCCAGACGCTCTGCAACCTGCCCCCGTGCTCCGGATGACCACGTACGGTTTCACCGCATACGCATGCGTGCTTCAGCATCAGCGGATCGTAGGCCAGACCGGTGGTCGGTCGATGAGAGGATGAGGTTCGCGCAAACAGTTCGCCGCTTCCCTGAGGACCTGCGGATACAGCAAGGTTAGGTATAGGGCTCGATACTACGCTACAAACGATAATTCGGTTTTCTCTTACCCAGGTGAACCAACGGGCTCGAGAGCGCTCTGGACAACGGTCGTGCGCTCGATTGACCGCTCCTGCTTCCACCGTAGGCCGCGGACGACTCGTTCGAGAGCTGCAGGGTGTGCCTCATCATCAGATCCCTCTGTTGCTGAAGAAATTGCTCCCGATCCCGTTGCTGCTTCGAGATTTCGCTCTCCTCCGACGGATGCTCCTTCTTCCCTCCAGTCAGATCGATCACCTCCGATTCCTCGGACTCGGGAGCCTCGTCCAACTGGTTAGTCTGACCGCGTGAACCGACCCGCGTCAACACCGTTTGACGTATCTGTTGTTTCAGATAATTGTGCGCTTGCTGTTGATCGTGAAGCTGTTTCTCCGCCAGGTACTCTTCGTAATGGGACTGCGGTCCGATCATACCGCCTTGCAGCATCGGATGACCGAGTGGCAGAGGGGCGGATTGAGTTCTACCTGTGGACAAGGAGGCAACGACAAACGGACGGTCGTACGAACGTCGGACGAACGTTCGAAGGGTGGCGAGGAaggatagagagagagagagagaacatACTACCTAAAGGCCGGTGACCAGCCTTTTGCAGTCTCGCGTGCGCTACTTGCGTGTCCGTGATGGGTGATGCTGCGGCGGCGGCGGCCGCTGCTGCCGCAGCCGCAGCCGCAGCAGCCGCGTGATAAACCGAGGACGGGTGTTGCCTATTCGCATGATGCTCCATGTTCTGCTGCATCTGTTTATGAACGAAGCCGCCACTACCACCTCCACCTCCACCCCCACCTccaccgccaccaccgccGCCACTCGACGGCGGGTCTCCTTCGATCACTGTCAACGACGGATAGAACGGCAACGTGCCGGGTAACATTTGCCCTGTGAGCGGCATACCTAGCCGTGCGGTAAACGCTGCTCGCACCTCTGCCTCCGAGACGGTCGCCAGTTTCGTGCCGCTCTGGAAAACACGGTCGAACGTACAACGTACGGAACAGGTACGTAGATAGTCCAAACTAACGCAATCCGGTAGACTTTTTACCGTGCCGGATCCGGTCGGAACGTGAGGTCGACCGAGCGAGATGTTTGGCATGGACGGTGAACTGAACAGCGACAGATCCGAAAGACTACCCTGTTGGCTGCTGCTGGTCAAAGGACCACCGTAACCGGTGTTTTCGGTCTCCTGGAGAAAATATCAGAATTGTTAACGAAGAACGGTAAAATAATGAGATCGGAAAAGATTCGAAGATAATAATATGTCTCACCTCTTGAATGGCCGTCGCGTTGCCGGCCGCGGTAGGACTCGCTTGGGAATTGTTGACGGTCGGCGGTGAATTAGGCCCGGACTCCGGATTGCTGCTAGAATCTGGAAAAGTTTTTATCAGCGTTGCGTCGATGAGCGTCGTCGCGGTTTGTCTGTGACGTGTCCGCGAACGAgaatgaaattcgagcgaGCCCCTCCGttttctctctgtctctctctttctctctctttcccaCTCTCCCACTTCCTCCTCTCGGTCTGCGTTTTCAGAGAACGAGAATGAGAGAACGAGCGGAGACGGCAAAGAAGCAAAGTGTGCGCGAACACGCTTCGACAAATAAATCCTCTcaatttttcttgtttctcATCGTAATCGAAATTTTGTTAATGATCGGCAATTGGTAATCGGTAACTGTCTGATTACATGCTGTTACTTGGACACTTGCAAGAAaaggcaaaaaaaaaaaaaaatcaacgATCGATTAATCGTGAACACGGATGCAACGAATCGTTTGGCTGATGCTCACGCACAGGAAGAGTCGAGAAAGATCGACGAGATCGAACGAAAGTCCGATTAAGCTCGATCGAAGGACGTACTTGCTAGCAGTGATTTCCGTTTCAGGTGCGACAGCAGACGATCCTTCCGGCGTGCCATCAGGGGTGAGTTTCTCGACGCTGCCATGTTCCTCTCCACGCGTTGCTTTAGTCGCACCTTCAGCAGATTCGGCTCCGAGGCTGGCCAAGTTTAGCCAGGGTTAGTCGTTGGTGTCCACGTAAGGGGGCCGGAGGAGCGAAACGGTGGCGAAAAACGAGGAAAGGGTGGTCGCGCGAGTGAATTACGAAGGAAGAAGGGAAAGGAATCGAGTTCGAGTCAGCAACAGGAGGGTGGAGatagaagaggaagaaaaaggaaagggtGAATCGAGGTAAGAATTTCAGGCTATTTCAGTCTTTTTCAAGGGTTGTACGCGAAGAGAGAGGCGATACATAATAGGAACAAGGGTACGCGTTTGCTTCGTACAGGCAAAATGGTTGGATCGCAAAAAACCATGCTTTAGTAGGCATTCTACTATCGTACATAGGCACACATAGAAAGAGAGACTACCTTTCACCAAGTATGCGTATCACTCGACACCACGGGGATATATTATTGTATCGTAGAGCACGTATGCGCGTTAACGCGTATATCTACCTGTTTTCCGTAGAGGAAAGTCGTCGGCAAACTTTTCCTGCAGCATCTGCGGCATCCGGTAGGGATGCGAGGAGTTGACGGTGCCTGCCGATTCCGACTGCGGTTGCAACCTGTTCCAAAAATTTACATTCattcgtttaattaattttcatgattttaggTTCGAGAGGAATCTGAAGAATCTTACCAGCTCCTGTATCCGGGTGTACCAGGTACCGCTCCATTCGCAGCGGCCGCAGCCTCCCTCTGCTTTTTGTTCACAAGGAAGCTCTGAAATCGTAAGTTTATTTGAAACTTTCTCGAAGAAAATTCTCGTCGAAAATCCCTCCCCCTCTACCCGATTCGCAAAGCGCAAGAACCACCTGCGCCgtctattctattttattcaattcgTTACTGGATCCGCGATTCGCGCCCGGCATCATCAAGTACCTGAAGCCGTTGCTTGACCTCCGTCGAGGCGATCGCGCTGTGATCGTGCTTATCCTTTTTCCTGAGCGCTTCGAGCCTCTCCTTTTCCCTCCTCTGCTCTTCCAATTGCTTCTGCTGCTCCCATAACTGAAAATGAAGGAATCGATCAGTCGTTAGAATCATTTACTCCGCGTTCGAAAAATCACCAACGAACGAGAGTGAATGGGTGAATGAGAAAAGAAGAGGGAGAAGGGACGAGTGGAATCTGTTCCTGTTGGCGCGGACGGACGCGAGTAACGGGTTATTCTTTCGCGCGTCTCTCGCGCATCCGTACAGGCGTGCTTCGCGTCGCGTACCGCCTCGGTCGAGTTTACGCGACCGAAGGAATATTCCGATGGACTTTTGACTCGGAACGATTCGAAGACAATGGGGGAACGGGCGCGATGTTCGATCGTCGGACGAGGATAATCTGTTggtggaggaggcggaggaggagaaagaggaaCGAGAGAGAATGGAGAAACAGACGATAGAGAATGGTACAGCGTTTTGATTCACCCGATACGCGCTCACCTTCAGCTGATGCATCTGTTGCTCGTGCAACTCGGCCAATTGTCGTTCCTGCGCTTGGTACTGCTGTCGCAGTATCTGCTGCTGAAGCTGGTGGTGTTGCTGCAGCTGAAAGCAGAGAATCGTAACGGTTTCTGGTTAGAGACGTATGATCGGCCAAGTGTACGATCGAATGCGTTTTTTCGGAAGAAACCGTGGCGAATAGCGCGCGCATGACCCAGACGACGCTTTCGCGGCGTGGCTCGTACGCGCGTACGCACGCGTTTAAGCTCGAGTTTAAAAATAACGCGCGACCGACGCCGAAGTTAGCGAACGCTTTGAGAACGCGACGCGCGAGAAAACGGTATCCTCGCTTTATTTATAGccagaaaaatatatatccgTCGGTCGAAAAACACGAGGATAGCCGTGACGCGACAGGGCGAAAAGCCGCGAGAACGCGGCGAGGAGAACACGCGGCTACGGGAAGCGGAAACGATACCATCTCTCGCGGCGTTCCGCTCAAACGACTACGAGGAcgaagacgacgacgacgatcacgacgacgacgacgacgacgacgacgacgacgacgagagCTGGAGCGTGCACCGAGAGAGGAGAaattagaaagagaaagagacagagagagagagagagagtgcgagagagagagagagaggagataCGTTACCTCGAGTATTTTTTGTTGGAGCGCGTGACCGTGCAGGGCGGTTGGATCGGTGGAGGCGGTGTGATACGCGCTGGACGTCAAGGTGGTCGCAGCACCGCCAACTCCGCCGACCAGCTCTCTCGGCCTAGACATCGGTGAGCCCGGCGTGTCCCTGGCCATTTCTGCGCATACACGACCGCTCGTCTTTCAaacaggaagaaaaagaagaagaagaagagggaggaggaggaagaagaagaagaagaagaagaagaagaggagaagaCAGAAGCAGAAGAACCGCGCTACGACCACGAGGtttctccttctcttcctcttcctcttcctctttcgcTTCCTGTTTCTCTACCTCTCGGTCGATCACAGGGGGAAAAGGAGATCGACTAGGGATTCGCGTACGGACGATCGGAAGACGGCAAGGACGTGGGCGACCGCGAAAACGACGGCATAACAGTCGTCGTTGATCGTTAAAACGGTGTAGAGGAGGAGCTCGAGGCTCGATAGCGCGCTTATTTTTAGATGCGTCATGCGCGCGACAACCACCTtatctttcctttcctttctcttcATTCCATTCCTATTTCCTCGCGCTTCGTCCGACCGTTGCCCGCGTGATTCGACCAGGCCCTGTGGTCGACAGGTAAAAGAAAAGCAACGGCGAAGTAGTCAATGTTTCGATTCACCGAGTCGGAGGAAGCGGAGCAAGAGAAGAAGAACGGGAGGAAAAGAACGCGCTCGATCGCTTCGCGTTTCCTCTCCCTAATCCTTACCTTTCTGTGGCAGATGGGTAAACGCGGACGCGATTTCGACGCTTCCGTAACCCACGTCTTCTGGAACAAACACAAAGGTATCGTTTTAACGTTTGCGATATCAATCTTCGTCTGGCGCGGATTTTTCGCGGTTTTCCCAGAAATCGGGATATCGAGTCGAGATGTTCGGATTCGTACGAAATGGAAGAGGTTGTGCAGAGGGGAAATAGGGCGAAataggaaaaagggaaggaaagGTGAGAGAGCGCGAGCTGAAACCGACGAACGTCGAGAGTTAGCGAGCGAGAGCAGGGGTCACTGCACGCTGCATTCCTCCGAGTCAAGTCCAAGGTTAATCGCGGAGGAGGGCCGTTCTCTCCGACGCTTGCTTTGCTCTTGCttccttcttctcctgtttGCTTGGCGCGGACCGGAGTGCCGGCCGCTTCTGTTACCGCGTCGCGATCGACGTTCCTTCGAACGAGAACGATCTTCCTTTCCCCTGCCCCCTCGTCCACGCGAATACCTCCCGAATTCATGGTACGGTAATTAGGCTTCCATCGATCCGAGTACGCGTTTCGCGCCATTTTTCAAAACCCTCGTCGTCCATAAGCGGGCGCAAATCGGAGCCTCCCCGTCGTCGTCAGCGAGAAATCGCGCCGTCGCTGTCGAGGACCACGAATGTCGGTCAGCGCGTAGGTCAGTGGAggtagagaaagagagaaggagaaaggTCAGCGCGCGTTCGTTCGAAAGGGAAAATATTCGAGCGGAAAGGCCGCGTTCCGTGAAGTCGATTCGCGCGGCAGCCAGCGAAACGAGAGGAGAAACGTGCGAGCAGAGTCGTGGCAAGTTTTTACGCGTGTTCCTGCTGGCTGGTGGCCGACTAGCTAAGATTAGTCGAACGATCGCTATATATAGGATGACATTTATATACGCGCGTACTAAACGCGAGAAACTTACGCTCCTCTTCCACCCCCGACCATCGCGGAACGAAAGCGCGcgattttctttctctcgtcGCGATTCTttcgaaaagaagaaaagaagtaaAGAGGAAAGGAAATGATGGATCGCGTTCCTCTGTAAGAGGAAGGAGAGTCGAGGGAAGGAGGCGCGACCGCGTGGGTGGCGCACGCTCGATTTCCTCGATAGAACGACCAAGAGGAAGGAAGACCAACGACCCCTCGTACACGGCTAAGAGGAAACGCGCGAAACTACCGTCGATACCGTATCGTTCGAAGGAAGAACGAGTTCAGTTGGCGGGTTAAAGCGACGAAAAACTTCTCGGCCGACAGTGGCGGTACTTGACCGTTTGTTCGCGTTCTAAATTGATCCCGTGACTCGGTCTAAGTGGCGCGAATGATTCCAGTGACGTCAGCCAACGTTTCGGTTTCTCCGTCGCTTCGCATTCAATTCGCGACCACCGCGATTCGTCCCGCATCTTTTGTCCATTTTATTCCCGAGTTCGGCAAAGACAACGCATCTTTGTTCCTCCGAACTTGCCCGGGGAAACCTGTCTCCTAgttttccttcgtttcttccatcattttccttctttcctcGATTTCTCGTCATCTTTTTATCCCGTTTGCGACGCGCTGACGATGCCCAGGACGGAAACGGAGACGGGTGAACGACACAGGTGACGCAACGAACCGTCGCGCGTCGAGTTTGTAGTTAGTGTTCCCGTAATGTAAACCGCACACCGTGTACTATCGAGCAGCAGTCGGGGCTCCGTTGTTACGATCAAGCACAACAGGTGGTCCGGTGCGCGACGTCGGAAACGGTACCCtaatcgacgcgacgcgagaCACGGCTGcgaaaagaggagagaaaaaTAGTTTACCTTTCGAACCGATGCTCGACGTCGCGACGCGAGACGCGTGGCTACTCGAGAATCGAGCAACGGCAGCAACAAAGGGAtgaaaaggaaagaggaaaacGACGAAGCGCGCGACGATACGCGTCCTCCTTCATCCTTCGCGAGGATGCGTCTCTCTTCGGAGCGAAGGGTTGAAAGAGGTAAAGGCGCGCCTTGTCGGGGCGTGCATCGCACGGTATTGTACCGCAACACCGTCACTTTTTTCCCACCACCGATGACACGGAACAAAACCGTCTGGCGGACACCGTTAACCAGCTATCGAGCACACCGCGAAAGTCCAAAGTAAACTGTACGAGACGCGCGTCTCAGCCGCTTCTTTCGCGATTCCCTTTCCTCCGTCGCGTCGCCGTTATTCCGCGAGGACACCGCCGACGACGCCAGCGCCGTGCTTCGCAAACCTCCACAATCTCCGCTATTTATAGACACCCGGTATTGTTGCGTTCGCCtgtctctttttctcttcctatTCATTTATCTATCCATCTATTCGTCCGGTATCATCGATAACGTAATTCCACTTCTCCTTTCTTCCGTTTCACGCTCACCAATTTCTGAAAGACCGATCGCCGACCGTTCCGTTAGCGTCGTTGCGTTGTCATCCCCTTCTCTATCGTCCTCCCTCGATTCTTTCATCGTCCGCGATTCAGAAACCGACCAATTCGCTTCGCCCCGGCGAACCCTATCGAAAATTGTAACAGAAAGTTTGTCGAGGGTGAGTTTTCGTCATTGGAATCACTTAAATCAACGGGGATGTTACTTCGAGGGTAATCGTCGATCCGAGCGTTCGCGGTTTATACTTATTCTCGATTCTTATCGCCGCATCCGATGCAATTTATTCACTCGTTACGCAACGACAGTGTTCCAGGAGTTGGATAACGCGTCGCGATGGCGTTGCGGAAAAGCGAGAGCAGGTGGTTTCTAGCCAGCCGGTGCGACGCGTTTCGTACCTCGACGAGCAGGACCACGAGGGTCGTTAGGTATTTCCAAAGTACCGTTTCGAATCGATCGATACTTTCACCCCCCGTCGTTCATCCCCCTTCTGCGCCGTGACGGTTCGCCGAATTTCTTCGATTCCGTTCCATTCGAAAGAAGTAAGGCCTCCGAGACGGCGAGTCACGAGAAAGCTACCTTCCGAAAATAGGTGGCAAGGTCACCCCTTCTCGGACCAATTCCCTCCGCTTCCTCGCTCCACCTTAAAACCCAACAAAGCGTATCGATCGACCGAAAGAGCCGATAGCGAAACAACGCGGTCATAGTTTCAGGGAAAAATCTCGCCACCTTCGGCTACCCCTTCTCCTTTCCAAATGGATCACTACCTTTCCGTTGGTACCATCGAGACCGCGTGGTCCCTACTTTCATCCCCTTTAATCCTACCGCGCTACCACCGGAGTCGCGAAACGCGgacagagaaaaagaagagctAGAGAAGGGAAAACGTTCGAAGGTGTGTCGgtgttttgaatttttctaaaaGATGGCGCGTGGTGGGCAACGTCGCTCGCTGACTCTAATCCATCCAGGGTCTCTCGTCACTTGCAACTATTTATAGACGACCGCTCGATATGATGTACCGGCGTTATTTTTAGCGGCTTACCTAGCTACGGCCCTTTCACCCCTTCGAAATAGCGCTCGGGTAGACTCGAACGAGAACGGCAATTCGTTACGGATCGACTCGCAACCCCTCGATTTTCCTTCTTCCACAAATCAtccaaaattatttctatttttattatatatctcaTCCCTTTCGCGAATCGTCGCCGGAATCGCGGAAGGGAGTTTCTCATCGGTCCTCGAGCAGGAAGCGTTCAATGGTTCGCGAATTTTTCCATCTTTCGAGCGAGTCGGTGGTCGTAATTGCGCGATCAACTCGAAACACGCCGTTTATTTGCGTAGTTGATCACGTAACTCCGTTTAATTACGTGTTGGCGCAATTATACCGTGAACTACCTTCCGCTCGAAATAGCTGAATCGATACGAGCGTTCGGAACGTCCGAAGGCTCGCGACGTCCTACGTTAGACCGATTCCCCTTCGAATTCCTCGGCCTGGAACGGGGTGAACCGGAGATGCTGCTTCGTCGAAGCGAAAACGTACGCGATTCCCGTGACCGTAGCCGTGTCCCTGTTCCCGCTCGATTCTTACCCGCGGTCGAAACAAACGGAGGTGAATTCGAAGCCGAGGAGGGGAGGATTCGCTTCGTAGGTGGTCTTTCGGTAATACGCCGTATGGCGCGTTAGGACAAAAATAGTGGCGGTCCCGTTCGAAAATACCGACAGCTAAAAATACGAGCAAAAATAAACGTCTACGCGTGCAAAAACACGCATTAATATTCGCGGTGCGTACAACGTTCGTGTTTTTCGTAGCGGAGTAGGAAAGTAGGTGGGAGGAGATCGCGCAACAGGAAAACGCTGCGCGTGAAAACTAGAAAAAGATCGAGAAAGTAAAAGTAAACGCGGAAGCTCGATCGTATCGGTTCTCGCGGTATTTTCAAACGGCGGTAAAACGTGTCGCGTTGGCGCCACCCTAACGACGCGCCGCGTCTACTGACTCATCGGAAACGCAGCCGACGACCGCTGCCACTAACGGTTCGAACCAAagtaagagaaaaaaatgGGAGACAAAGAatggaaaggaaaggaaaggaaagaaaatgagaaGAGCGGATGGAAACGGAAGGGTTCCAGACGTCCGCGATAGGGTGACCTTTGCATGGATCCGAGATGCGATATCGAAACGCACGCGTCGTTATTGGGCTAGGTTATCGGTTTCGAGCGTTCCTTTCGTCTCCCTTGGTACGGCTGCCACCGTTCCTGAATCTGGGTTATGTTTACTACCCCCTCCCGTCGCTTCCCACCTTGTCCGCGAAGTTTACGCGTGTCCGAACTTTAGCGCCACCTACGCGACGCCGACGATCAGCGTTCCGTCGTCGGCCAACGGAGGAAAACGACGAACCGCGAGGTACGGGAAAGAC containing:
- the LOC114875943 gene encoding histone deacetylase 4 isoform X5; this translates as MLEETECPASKREPAPSRPKTWVTEASKSRPRLPICHRKTSGRVCAEMARDTPGSPMSRPRELVGGVGGAATTLTSSAYHTASTDPTALHGHALQQKILELQQHHQLQQQILRQQYQAQERQLAELHEQQMHQLKLWEQQKQLEEQRREKERLEALRKKDKHDHSAIASTEVKQRLQSFLVNKKQREAAAAANGAVPGTPGYRSWLQPQSESAGTVNSSHPYRMPQMLQEKFADDFPLRKTASEPNLLKVRLKQRVERNMAASRNSPLMARRKDRLLSHLKRKSLLANSSSNPESGPNSPPTVNNSQASPTAAGNATAIQEETENTGYGGPLTSSSQQGSLSDLSLFSSPSMPNISLGRPHVPTGSGTSGTKLATVSEAEVRAAFTARLGMPLTGQMLPGTLPFYPSLTVIEGDPPSSGGGGGGGGGGGGGGGSGGFVHKQMQQNMEHHANRQHPSSVYHAAAAAAAAAAAAAAAAASPITDTQVAHARLQKAGHRPLGSRTQSAPLPLGHPMLQGGMIGPQSHYEEYLAEKQLHDQQQAHNYLKQQIRQTVLTRVGSRGQTNQLDEAPESEESEVIDLTGGKKEHPSEESEISKQQRDREQFLQQQRDLMMRHTLQLSNESSAAYGGSRSGQSSARPLSRALSSPLVHLGPQGSGELFARTSSSHRPTTGLAYDPLMLKHACVCGETVRGHPEHGGRLQSVWARLSETGLLQRCDRIRSRKATLEEIQTCHSEAHALLFGTNPMNRQKLDVSKLSQLPIKSFVRLPCGGVGVDSDTTWNELNTAPAARMAVGCVVDLAFKTAMGDIKNGFAVVRPPGHHAETNQAMGFCFFNSVAIAARLLQQKLDVRKIMILDWDVHHGNGTQQMFYDDPQVLYLSIHRHDEGNFFPGTGGPTECGAGEGLGYNVNVAWSGGLNPPMGDAEYLAAFRTIVMPIARAFDPSIVLVSAGFDAAVGHPAPLGGYKVSPACFGKMTQQLLSLANGKVVLALEGGYDLAAICDSAQECVRALLGDEPSQLRDEELTRIPCQNAIDTLQKTIAVQMSHWPCVKLNAHTAPMSAIEAGQKERDESETVSAMASLSMQQPTNLTTTPEHSREVSEEPMEQDDAK
- the LOC114875943 gene encoding histone deacetylase 4 isoform X4 — its product is MLEETECPASKREPAPSRPKKTWVTEASKSRPRLPICHRKTSGRVCAEMARDTPGSPMSRPRELVGGVGGAATTLTSSAYHTASTDPTALHGHALQQKILELQQHHQLQQQILRQQYQAQERQLAELHEQQMHQLKLWEQQKQLEEQRREKERLEALRKKDKHDHSAIASTEVKQRLQSFLVNKKQREAAAAANGAVPGTPGYRSWLQPQSESAGTVNSSHPYRMPQMLQEKFADDFPLRKTASEPNLLKVRLKQRVERNMAASRNSPLMARRKDRLLSHLKRKSLLANSSSNPESGPNSPPTVNNSQASPTAAGNATAIQEETENTGYGGPLTSSSQQGSLSDLSLFSSPSMPNISLGRPHVPTGSGTSGTKLATVSEAEVRAAFTARLGMPLTGQMLPGTLPFYPSLTVIEGDPPSSGGGGGGGGGGGGGGGSGGFVHKQMQQNMEHHANRQHPSSVYHAAAAAAAAAAAAAAAAASPITDTQVAHARLQKAGHRPLGSRTQSAPLPLGHPMLQGGMIGPQSHYEEYLAEKQLHDQQQAHNYLKQQIRQTVLTRVGSRGQTNQLDEAPESEESEVIDLTGGKKEHPSEESEISKQQRDREQFLQQQRDLMMRHTLQLSNESSAAYGGSRSGQSSARPLSRALSSPLVHLGPQGSGELFARTSSSHRPTTGLAYDPLMLKHACVCGETVRGHPEHGGRLQSVWARLSETGLLQRCDRIRSRKATLEEIQTCHSEAHALLFGTNPMNRQKLDVSKLSQLPIKSFVRLPCGGVGVDSDTTWNELNTAPAARMAVGCVVDLAFKTAMGDIKNGFAVVRPPGHHAETNQAMGFCFFNSVAIAARLLQQKLDVRKIMILDWDVHHGNGTQQMFYDDPQVLYLSIHRHDEGNFFPGTGGPTECGAGEGLGYNVNVAWSGGLNPPMGDAEYLAAFRTIVMPIARAFDPSIVLVSAGFDAAVGHPAPLGGYKVSPACFGKMTQQLLSLANGKVVLALEGGYDLAAICDSAQECVRALLGDEPSQLRDEELTRIPCQNAIDTLQKTIAVQMSHWPCVKLNAHTAPMSAIEAGQKERDESETVSAMASLSMQQPTNLTTTPEHSREVSEEPMEQDDAK
- the LOC114875943 gene encoding histone deacetylase 4 isoform X10 yields the protein MARDTPGSPMSRPRELVGGVGGAATTLTSSAYHTASTDPTALHGHALQQKILELQQHHQLQQQILRQQYQAQERQLAELHEQQMHQLKLWEQQKQLEEQRREKERLEALRKKDKHDHSAIASTEVKQRLQSFLVNKKQREAAAAANGAVPGTPGYRSWLQPQSESAGTVNSSHPYRMPQMLQEKFADDFPLRKTASEPNLLKVRLKQRVERNMAASRNSPLMARRKDRLLSHLKRKSLLANSSSNPESGPNSPPTVNNSQASPTAAGNATAIQEETENTGYGGPLTSSSQQGSLSDLSLFSSPSMPNISLGRPHVPTGSGTSGTKLATVSEAEVRAAFTARLGMPLTGQMLPGTLPFYPSLTVIEGDPPSSGGGGGGGGGGGGGGGSGGFVHKQMQQNMEHHANRQHPSSVYHAAAAAAAAAAAAAAAAASPITDTQVAHARLQKAGHRPLGSRTQSAPLPLGHPMLQGGMIGPQSHYEEYLAEKQLHDQQQAHNYLKQQIRQTVLTRVGSRGQTNQLDEAPESEESEVIDLTGGKKEHPSEESEISKQQRDREQFLQQQRDLMMRHTLQLSNESSAAYGGSRSGQSSARPLSRALSSPLVHLGPQGSGELFARTSSSHRPTTGLAYDPLMLKHACVCGETVRGHPEHGGRLQSVWARLSETGLLQRCDRIRSRKATLEEIQTCHSEAHALLFGTNPMNRQKLDVSKLSQLPIKSFVRLPCGGVGVDSDTTWNELNTAPAARMAVGCVVDLAFKTAMGDIKNGFAVVRPPGHHAETNQAMGFCFFNSVAIAARLLQQKLDVRKIMILDWDVHHGNGTQQMFYDDPQVLYLSIHRHDEGNFFPGTGGPTECGAGEGLGYNVNVAWSGGLNPPMGDAEYLAAFRTIVMPIARAFDPSIVLVSAGFDAAVGHPAPLGGYKVSPACFGKMTQQLLSLANGKVVLALEGGYDLAAICDSAQECVRALLGDEPSQLRDEELTRIPCQNAIDTLQKTIAVQMSHWPCVKLNAHTAPMSAIEAGQKERDESETVSAMASLSMQQPTNLTTTPEHSREVSEEPMEQDDAK
- the LOC114875943 gene encoding histone deacetylase 4 isoform X15, whose translation is MHQLKLWEQQKQLEEQRREKERLEALRKKDKHDHSAIASTEVKQRLQSFLVNKKQREAAAAANGAVPGTPGYRSWLQPQSESAGTVNSSHPYRMPQMLQEKFADDFPLRKTASEPNLLKVRLKQRVERNMAASRNSPLMARRKDRLLSHLKRKSLLANSSSNPESGPNSPPTVNNSQASPTAAGNATAIQEETENTGYGGPLTSSSQQGSLSDLSLFSSPSMPNISLGRPHVPTGSGTSGTKLATVSEAEVRAAFTARLGMPLTGQMLPGTLPFYPSLTVIEGDPPSSGGGGGGGGGGGGGGGSGGFVHKQMQQNMEHHANRQHPSSVYHAAAAAAAAAAAAAAAAASPITDTQVAHARLQKAGHRPLGSRTQSAPLPLGHPMLQGGMIGPQSHYEEYLAEKQLHDQQQAHNYLKQQIRQTVLTRVGSRGQTNQLDEAPESEESEVIDLTGGKKEHPSEESEISKQQRDREQFLQQQRDLMMRHTLQLSNESSAAYGGSRSGQSSARPLSRALSSPLVHLGPQGSGELFARTSSSHRPTTGLAYDPLMLKHACVCGETVRGHPEHGGRLQSVWARLSETGLLQRCDRIRSRKATLEEIQTCHSEAHALLFGTNPMNRQKLDVSKLSQLPIKSFVRLPCGGVGVDSDTTWNELNTAPAARMAVGCVVDLAFKTAMGDIKNGFAVVRPPGHHAETNQAMGFCFFNSVAIAARLLQQKLDVRKIMILDWDVHHGNGTQQMFYDDPQVLYLSIHRHDEGNFFPGTGGPTECGAGEGLGYNVNVAWSGGLNPPMGDAEYLAAFRTIVMPIARAFDPSIVLVSAGFDAAVGHPAPLGGYKVSPACFGKMTQQLLSLANGKVVLALEGGYDLAAICDSAQECVRALLGDEPSQLRDEELTRIPCQNAIDTLQKTIAVQMSHWPCVKLNAHTAPMSAIEAGQKERDESETVSAMASLSMQQPTNLTTTPEHSREVSEEPMEQDDAK